Proteins encoded by one window of Toxotes jaculatrix isolate fToxJac2 chromosome 22, fToxJac2.pri, whole genome shotgun sequence:
- the gpr85 gene encoding probable G protein-coupled receptor 85, which translates to MIPPPSMANYSHAGDHTILQNVSPLATFLKLTSLGFIIGVGVVGNLLISILLVKDKSLHRAPYYFLLDLCASDILRSAICFPFVFTSVKNGSAWTYGTLTCKVIAFLGVLSCFHTAFMLFCVSVTRYLAIAHHRFYTKRLTFWTCLAVICMVWTLSVAMAFPPVLDVGTYSFIREEDQCTFQHRSFRANDSLGFMLLLALILLATQLVYLKLIFFVHDRRKMKPVQFVPAVSQNWTFHGPGASGQAAANWLAGFGRGPTPPTLLGIRQNSNAAGRRRLLVLDEFKTEKRISRMFYIMTFFFLALWGPYLVACYWRVFARGPVVPGGYLTAAVWMSFAQAGVNPFICIFSNRELRRCFSTTLLYCRKSRLPREPYCVI; encoded by the coding sequence ATGATCCCTCCTCCATCTATGGCGAACTATAGCCATGCAGGGGACCACACCATCTTGCAGAATGTCTCTCCTCTCGCCACGTTCCTCAAACTGACCTCTCTGGGTTTCATCATTGGAGTCGGTGTGGTTGGAAACCTCCTGATCTCCATCCTGCTGGTCAAAGACAAGAGCCTGCATCGAGCGCCCTACTATTTCCTGCTGGACCTGTGCGCCTCCGATATCCTGCGTTCTGCCATCTGCTTCCCCTTTGTCTTCACCTCAGTCAAGAATGGATCTGCCTGGACCTATGGCACGCTGACCTGCAAAGTGATCGCCTTCCTGGGTGTGCTCTCCTGTTTCCACACAGCATTCATGCtgttctgtgtcagtgtcactcGCTACCTGGCTATCGCACATCACCGTTTCTACACAAAGAGGCTGACCTTCTGGACCTGTCTTGCTGTCATCTGCATGGTGTGGACGTTGTCAGTGGCTATGGCGTTCCCGCCGGTGCTAGACGTAGGGACGTATTCTTTTATCCGGGAGGAGGACCAGTGCACATTCCAGCACCGTTCCTTCAGGGCGAATGATTCACTGGGCTTCATGCTCCTTCTGGCTCTCATCCTCCTGGCCACACAGCTGGTTTACCTCAAGCTCATCTTTTTTGTCCACGACCGTCGAAAGATGAAGCCTGTCCAGTTCGTGCCTGCTGTCAGCCAGAACTGGACCTTCCACGGGCCAGGCGCCAGTGGACAGGCGGCGGCCAACTGGCTGGCTGGATTTGGTAGAGGCCCCACCCCGCCTACTTTGCTGGGCATCCGGCAAAACAGCAACGCAGCAGGCCGCAGGCGTCTCCTGGTATTGGATGAATtcaaaacagagaagaggattAGTAGGATGTTCTACATCATGACGTTTTTCTTCCTGGCACTGTGGGGGCCCTATCTGGTCGCCTGCTACTGGCGGGTGTTTGCAAGGGGTCCCGTAGTCCCTGGGGGCTACCTGACGGCAGCCGTGTGGATGAGTTTTGCCCAGGCTGGGGTCAATCCTTTCATCTGCATCTTCTCCAACAGGGAGCTTCGGCGCTGCTTCAGCACCACACTCCTCTACTGCAGAAAATCCAGGTTACCAAGGGAACCCTACTGCGTTATATGA